The Streptomyces sp. V4I8 genome includes the window ATCTCCCTGGTGGAGGGGGCGTCCCCGCAGCTGCGGGAGGTCATGGCGGCACTGGCCCCGCTGACGGGCAACGCGTATGTGGTGGGGTTGACGGGCTCGCCGGGTGTCGGCAAGTCCACGTCGACGTCGGCCCTGGTCACGGCATACCGCAAGCAGGGCAAGCGGGTCGGCGTCCTGGCCGTCGACCCGTCCTCGCCCTTCTCGGGCGGCGCCCTGCTCGGCGACCGGGTGCGGATGTCGGACCACGCCTCCGACCCCGGCGTCTACATCCGCTCGATGGCGACGCGCGGCCACCTGGGCGGTCTGGCCTGGGCCGCCCCGCAGGCGATCCGGGTCCTGGACGCGGCGGGCTGCGACGTGATCCTGGTCGAGACGGTGGGCGTGGGCCAGTCGGAGGTCGAGATCGCGTCCCAGGCCGACACTTCCATGGTGCTGCTGGCTCCGGGGATGGGCGACGGCATCCAGGCCGCGAAGGCGGGCATCCTGGAGATCGGCGACGTCTACGTCGTCAACAAGGCCGACCGCGACGGCGCCGACGCCACCGCCCGCGAGCTCAACCACATGCTCGGCCTCGGCGAGTCCCGCGGCCCCGGCGACTGGCGCCCGCCCATCGTCAAGACGGTCGCCGCGCGCGGCGAGGGCGTCGACGAGGTCCTGGAGGCCCTGGAGAAGCACCACGCCTGGATGGAGGAACACGGCGTCCTCACGGAACGCCGCCGCGCCCGCGCCGCCCGCGAGGTCGAGACCATCGCCGTCACCGCCCTCCGCGAACGCATCGCCGACCTCCACGGCGACCGCCGCCTCGGCGCACTGGCGGAGAGGATCGTCGCCGGGGAACTGGATCCCTACCGGGCGGCCGACGAACTGGTGGCGGGGCTCACGCAGGCCTGAGTCCAGTTTCCGTGGCAAACCCTGAGCGGGTGTCTCGGCGACGGCGCGGCGGGGGCTGTCGGCGCGGTCGGCTGTGAGCGCGTGGCCGGCGTGCGTCGGCGGCCCCGTTCGGGTGGGTCGGCCGGGTGGGTGGCTCGCCGGTGTGGCGGGAGGTGCCTGTGCGGTCGGCCGTGAGCGTGCGGCCGGGGGGCCGGAGGCACTTCGTACGGGTGGCCGAAGGGCCCGCTCGGTTGCGCGCTGAGGTTTCCCTTGCGCAGGAGCGTCCCCGGCCCGGCGTCTCGGCACCGGATCCGTGGGGTCTGTTCGTGCGGCATGCGCACACGAGCGGCTTGCGCGCGCCGGCGGTCTCTCGTGCGGGTGGCCGGGCGTGGGGCGCTCGTGGTCGTGTCGGCGTCGACGGCCCTCGATGCTCAGCTGCCTGCACTCGGTCGGCTCCCGTCGATTCGGCGTGGTCAACTCCAGGACCCCGCTGCTAGGTTCATTCCCATGTACCTCCTCTTGGCGTAGGGCCCGCCCTGCCCGCGCACGGTGGACGGCCCTCGGCCGTGACCGTCGCGGCGTTCCGGCGTCCCCTTTTTCGCCTCGAGTCGAGGAACTTCCGTGTCTTCCACGTCTGTCGTGCGGCCTTCGTATGCCGCCGTTCTCCGGATCCCGTACGCCCGCCGCACCTTCGCCGCCGCCCTGCTGGGCAGGCTGTCGTACGGCATCGTCCCGCTGGCCGTGATGCTCGCCGTGACCCGGGCCACCGGGTCGTACGCGGTGGCGGGCTTCGTGATGGCGCTGTTCTCCGGGACCAGCGTCTTCCTGTCGCCCGCGAGAGCGGCCCTGATCGACCGGTTCGGGCCGCGCCGGGCGCTCGTGCCGATGGTCGCGGCCTACACCGCGCTGCTCGGGTTGTTGACGGTGATCGTCTGGCGTCCGGGCGTCGCCTCGCCGCTCGCGCTGGGCGCCGTGACCGCCGCCGCGGGGGCCTGCACCCCGCCGCTGGGGCCCACCATGCGGGCCGTGTTCGCCCGGCTGGCCCCCGACAAGGCGCTGCTGCAGCGCGCCTACAGCCTGGACGCCGTCGCCGAGGAACTGCTCTTCGTCTCGGGCCCGTTGCTGGTCGGCGTGATCGTCGGGTTCGCCCCGCCGGCGCTCGGGATCGTCGTCGGAGCGGTGCTGATCGCGGCCGGGACGGCTGGGTTCGTGGCCTCGCCCCCGGTGCGGGATCTGACGCCCGGCGACGCGAAGGCGGCGAGGGCGCGCGGCAAGGGCCGGCGTCGGGCCCTGCGTGGGATCGGGCGGCCCGTGATCGCCGCCGCGGGGGTCGGGCTCGCGCTGGGGGCCGTCGAACTGCTGGTCGTGGCGTTCGCCGAAGGGCGTGGCCACGGCAGTGAGAGCGTGGCCTGGGTGCTGGCCGCCCTGTCGGCCGGAAGCGCCGTCGGCGGACTCGCCAACGGGGCCGTCGTGTGGCGCATCGCGGCAGGGCAACGGCTGGCGCTGCTGGCCGCCGGCCTGGGCCTGGCACTGCTCGGCGCGGGACTGGCCCCGGGAATCGGCACACTCGCGACGGCCATGGCGGTCGCCGGGCTCTTCGTGGCCCCGGCGATCACCACGGCGTATCTCATCGCCGACGAGGCCGCCGCCCCCGAGGCCCGGGTCCAGGCCGGGGCCTGGGTGAACACCGCCGTCAACGCCGGGGGTACGGCAGGCACCGCGGTCGCCGGGGCGCTGGTCGGACGGCTGCCGACGGGATGGTGCTTCGCGGCGACCGGTGCGGTGACGCTGCTCGCGGCGGTGGCCGTGGCCGTGACGAGGGGCGCCACCCGTGACGGGCGCGCCCCTGAGGTGGAGGACATGGGGGAGGTGGGGGACGGGGGTGCCGTGCGGGCGGCCTGATGGCCGTCGCCGCCGCGGCTGTCGTGGGCTTCCACGCTTGCGGCGGCGAGGGGCGCCACCCGTGAGGGGGCGCCCCTGAGCCAGTGGGGGACGGAGGTGCGGTGCAGCGGGCCCGACGTCAGTCGTCGTCGCCGTCGCGGTCGTCCTGACCGTTCCGGTCGTCCTGGGCGTCGTCGTGGTCCTGGGTGACCTTGCCCGTCTTGAGGTCGACCTTCCACTCGCCCTTCGTGGTCTCCACGCTCCAGGCCGCGGGGCCGTCGTCGTCGAGGTCGACGTCGGTGACGGTGCCGTTCGCCGCCGCGGCTTCGGCGGCTTCACGGGCGTCCACGCTCGCGCCCTTCAGCGCGGTGAGGTCCTCGCGGCCGTCGTTGTCGTCATCGTCGTCGCGCTGGGCGCCGAGGACCTTGCCGTTGTCCGCGGAGACCCGGACGTCGTGGTCGGTGCCGTCGCCCTGCACGACGTTGACCTCCCAGACATTCGAGCGGTCGTCGTCCAGGTCGGCGGCGACGGCCGTGCCCGGCGTGTGCTTCAGCGCGGCCGCGATCGCGTCGTCGGCGGTGACCTTGGCGGCGGCTGCCGTACGGTCGTCCGTGGCGTCGTCGCCCCGGTCGTCGGCGGCGTCGTCCGCCCTGTCCGCCTTGTCGTCCGCCGCGTCCTCCGCGCTGTCGTCCCGGTCGTCGGTGACCCGGATGCCGGACTGACGCTGCGTGGGTGCGCTGTCGTCGTCACCGGACGCGTAGGCCGCGACGGTGCCGCCTCCGATCAGGGCCGCGGCGGCGACGGTGGCGATGACGATGTTGCGCTTCATGGGGTTCCCTCCCGGGTGATCACGTTTCACGTCGGTTCGTATGACTTCGTTTCGACGAGGACCAATCTGCCGAACCGACGCTGAGCGGAACCTGAAGCCCCCTGAAGAGATCTTCAGCTTCGCTTTGCGAACCTTTACGCATGCGCCTGTTGATCGTGGAGGACGAGAAGCGGCTGGCCCTGTCGCTCGCCAAAGGCCTGACGGCCGAGGGGTACGCCGTGGACGTCGTCCACGACGGCCGGGAGGGTCTGTACCGGGCCTCGGAGGGGTCGTACGACCTCGTGATCCTCGACATCATGCTGCCCGGCATGAACGGCTACCGCGTCTGCGCCGCCCTGCGCGCCGCCGGCCACGACGTGCCGATCCTGATGCTCACCGCCAAGGACGGCGAGTACGACGAGGCCGAGGGGCTGGACACCGGCGCCGACGACTACCTCACCAAGCCGTTCTCGTACGTCGTCCTCGTCGCCCGCGTGAAGGCGCTGCTGCGACGCGGGGGACAGGGGGCCGGGGCCTCGCCCGTGCATGTCCACGGGGACCTCAAGGTCGACACCGCCGCCCGCCGGGTCTTCCTCGGCGACGGCGAAGTGGTCCTCACCACCAAGGAGTTCGCGGTCCTGGAGCAACTCGTGGTGCGGGCCGGGGAGGTGGTGTCCAAGGCGGAGATCCTGGAGCACGTCTGGGACTTCGCCTATGAGGGAGATCCGAACATCGTCGAGGTGTACATCAGCACGCTGCGGCGCAAGCTGAGCGCCGGGCTCATCCGGACGGTGCGCGGGGCCGGTTACCGGCTGGAGAGAGCGGAGGCGACGCCGTGAGGGGCCCTGTGTTCGGTTCCGTCCGGTCCCGGGCGACGCTGGCCGCCACCCTGGTGGTCGCCGTCGCGCTGGTCGCGGCCGGGACCGCCGTACTGCTGTCGCTGAGGTCCAACCTGGTCGGGCAGGCCGGCACGGAGGCGGAACACACCGCACGGGCCGTCGCCACCGACATCGCCCTCAAGCGGCCCGACCAGCCGCTGTCGGTGGACAACGACGAGCCCGTCCAGGTCCTCGACGACAACCACAACCTGCTCGCGGCCAGCGATGACCTGGAGCGGATCAGCGGCACCGGCAGCACGGCGGTGCGGCCCCAGCCGCAGACCTCGCCCGGCCGGGCCGAGAGCGGTGAGGACTCCGACGACGAAGCCGACGACGACTCGGCCCTGGAATCCCTCGAACCGGGCGAGATCAGCGAGCACACCAGCTTCACCAACGGCACCGCCACGCTCGACGGCGAGACCGACGACTACCGCTTCGCCAAGGTCCACGTCGAGGTCGAGGGCCGGGGCCGGCTCACCGTGTACGCGGGCGCGCCCCTCTCCGCCGAACAGGGCGCCGTCCGGACGGCGTTGACCGTCATGCTGATCGGCTTCCCGCTGCTGCTCGCCGTCGTCGCGGGCGTCACCTGGCTGGTCACCCGGCGCGCCCTGCGCCCGGTGGAGGGCATCCGCACCGAGATGGCCGCGATCACCGCGTCCGAGGACCTCGCGCGCCGTGTGCCGGTGCCGGACACGCACGACGAGGTCGCCCGTCTCGCGCTGACCACGAACGAGACGCTGGCCGCGCTCCAGACCTCGGTGGAGCGCCAGCGCAGCTTCGTCGCGGACGCCTCGCACGAACTGCGCAGCCCGATCGCGTCCCTGCGCACCCAGCTCGAAGTGGGCGCCGCCCACCCCGAGTTGCTCGACCTCGACGGCGCCGTGGAGGACACCGTACGGCTCCAGGGCCTCGCGGCCGATCTGCTGCTGCTCGCCCGTCTGGACGCGGGAGAGCGGCCCGGCGACACGCGGTTCGACCTGGGCGCGCTCGCCCGCGAACAGGCCGAGGGGCGCGCGGGCGTGACCGTGGACGCGCGGGTCGTGGAGGTGGCCGGGTCACGGGCGCAGGTGGGGCGGGTGCTCACCAACCTGCTGGACAACGCCCGGCGGCACGCCCGCTCGGCGGTCACCGTGACCGTCCGGCAGGAGGGGGACCGGGCCGTGGTGGCCGTCGCCGACGACGGGGACGGGGTGGCCGAGGCCGACCGGGAGCGGATCTTCGAGCGGTTCGTACGGCTGGACGAGGCCCGTAGCCGCGACGACGGCGGCGCCGGACTGGGCCTGGCCATCGCCCGCGACGTCGCCGTACGGCACGGTGGCACGCTCACCGTGGGCAGGGCGCCGGCGGGCGGAGCCCTGTTCGAACTCCGCCTGCCGCAGGCTAACTAGGGCCTGTCCGGGTTACGGGCGCCCCCGCTGGCCGCGCAGGTGCTCCGCGATGGGCTTGAGGGCCTTGTCGAGCTCTGTCATGGACTCGGGGGCCAGCAGGTCGATGAAGTGCCTCCGCACCGATGCCACATGATGCGGCGCGACCTTCTGCATGGTCTCCATACCGTGCTCGGTGAGGACCGCGTAGAGCCCGCGGCGGTCGGACTCGCAGTTCTCACGCCGGACCAGGTTCGCGTTCTCCATCCGGGTGATCTGGTGGGAGAGGCGGCTCTTGGACTGGAGGGTGGCCGACGCGAGGTCGCTCATCCGCATCCGTACGTCCTCGGACTCGGAGAGATTCACCAGGATCTCGTAGTCGTTCATTGTCAGGCCGAACGGCTGCAGGTCCTTTTCGAGCTGGTACGTCAAGAGCCTGTTGACCTCCAGGTGGGTGCGCCAGGCGCACTGCTCCGCATCGGTCAGCCAGTGGGTGGCCGTCTCGGTCTCCATGAATGAAGTCTACCTAAAAAGTTGAAAGGCGAACTAGCGAGGGTTTTCTGTGACATCCCTGTGTGCGCACACGTTCGATGTCACACTCCGCAGACTACCGCTCACAGCCCGAAGCGACGCTGGAGGTCTCCCAGCTGTCCGGGAAGGCGCTGTGTCCCGGCCGTCTGTGAAGGGCCTGTGTGCGTCCCGCCGGCACCCGGCACTCCGGCCTCCGGCGGAACCGCCCCCGTGGCCTGCTCGGCCATCAGGGTCTCGGTCGACTGGAGCAGGACCGTACCGGCTCCGACGAACTCGAACTGATGCTCCTCTCCGGAGGCCCCGCCGAGGCCTGTCAGTGCACGTAGACCGCCCATTACGCCGGTCATATAGCCATGGTCGTAGTGGTGGCACGGCGACGGGCAGTCGGCCCAGCCGACGAGGGCCTGCGGGTCCACCCGGATCGGGGGTTCCATGAACACCACTGGACCGTTAGATGCGGCCACGAACTTTCCGGTTCCGATCAGTGTCAGAAAACCCGGCACGATCGATTGCTTGAGGGCGAGACTTGGCTGAAAAGCGAGAAGGTTGCCCGAGCGAATGGTCAGATTGCCGTCTTCGAGGTCGTACGAGTTCACGTCGAAGGCCCGGTCGGCCAGCAGCATTTTCCCCGAGCCCTCCGCCACGACCCAGTCGCTCGCGTGCAGAGGCGAATGAAAGGACGTACGGACAAGACGGTCGAGTCGGCCGTGCCCGACGCCGTTGAACTCCATCGAGCCGTAGTAGGCGATCATCTTCCCCTTCTGCAGGAACCACTGGCTCCCCTTGAGCTCCACGCAGAAGGTGTAGGCGTTGACGTTGTCGTCGGAGGGCAGCGTCGTCGGGTCCAGGACGACGGGGCCGCCCAAGGCTCCGCCGCCGGGGGTTCCGTAGGGGCTCACAGCTTCTCCTCCGACGCCTGGACGTACACCGCACCGCTCCCGCTGAGCTCCAGCTGGAAGGCCTCGCCGGAGCCGCGCCCCACCATGTCCCGCCAGCCCAACGCCGTCGACAGCTTGTTGCGCACGTCGCCGTGGTGGGCGACATAGGCCTGGGGATCGACGTGGACGGGCCGCTCCGGGGTGATCGGAATCTCGAAGACCCCGCCATGCGCCATGACAGCCACCGCCCCGTGCCCCTTGAGGGTCGTGGTGAACAGCCCCTGCCCGCTGATCTGGCCCCGGACCATGCCCATGACGCCGCCCTGCGAGCCGAGGAACATCGTGCCCTGCTGGAGCGTGCCCTCGAAGGCGAGAAGGCGGTCCGCCTCCACGCACAGGGTGTCGCCGGAGAGGTTGATCACCTGGATGTGATGGCCGCCGTGCCCGAAGAGCACGGTGCCGCTGCCCTCGACGCTCATCAGCGGGGTGTCCTCGTTCGCCACCCGGCGCCCGATCATCGACATGATCCCGCCCTGGCCGCCGGCCGTGTTCGGGGTGAAGGACACCTCCCCCTTGTAGGCGAGCATCGCCCCGCGCTGACTGAACAGCCGCTGCCCGGGCACGACCACGGCCTCGACCATCTTGGAGTTGACCTCACGGAAGCCCATCTCACACGTCCCCCGCGATCGTGTTCCGCTCGCTCGGCTGTACGTACACCAGCCCGTCCCCCTCGAACCGGATCTGGAAGGCCTCGCCGCCGCCCTCGCCCATGAGCGTGCGGAAGGTCACACCGGACTGGAAGGACTGCCGCAGATTCCCCTGATGGGCCACATAGGCCCCCGGATCGACGGTCAACGGATACTGCGAACTGACCCGGAGCACCACGGCCGGCCCGTCCGACATGATCGCCGCCTGCCCATGCCCCTCGACCGTGGTCGTGAACAGCCCGTTGCCCTGCGAGGCGCCACGCATCCCCGTAAAGCTGGTCCCCGTCCGCAGCCCCGCATCGGTGGCCAGCAGATTGCTCGACTCCACGTACAGCTTGTCGCCCTGGAGGTTGACGAGATTGATCTCGGAGGCCCGGTCCGCGAACCAGCACGTCCCGTGGCCCTTCACCTCCATCACCGTCATCTGCTCACCGGTCAGGCGCCGCGTCACCATGCCACGCAGCCCCTCACCGCCACCGCTCATCTTCTTGAAGGCCATCTGCCCGTCGTACGCGACCATCGAGCCGTTCTTCGCCTTCACGGCGTCCCCGGTCATGTCGACGGCGAGCACCTTGCTTCCCTGAAGTCGGAACATCGCCACGGGGCGAAGGTAGCCCGCGGCGCCCGCCGCCAACAGATCCTGAGGGTGGACTTCACCCCTGACGGCACCCTGAGGGCCGACCCCCGCCCGCATCCACCCCCAAACGTTTGCCACAATGGGCGAGCGTTTGTGCTTGCGTTCACAAGCGCCCTTCTCTCCCACCGATCCCACCGAAGGTGACCCGTGGACATCAAGACCGCCACCGCCCTCCGCCGCCTCCGCCTCGTCTCGGCCCCCGAGGCGGTGTCGTTCCTGCTCCTGCTCGTCTGCTCGGTACTGAAGCGGACCACGGACTTCAACGCGGTACCCGTGATGGGCGCGGTCCACGGCATCCTCTTCATCCTCTACGTGATCTTCTGGGCGGACGCCTGGAACCGCGCCAAGTGGCCCCTGAAGACCGCGGCCCTCTACTTCGTCCTCTCCGTCCTGCCGACCGGCGGCTTCTTCGCCGACCGCAAGCTCAAGCGCGAGGCCGAGGACGCGGTCATCGCCTCCCGCGCCCGCCAGGAAGGAATCGTCAACGCATGATCGTCGCGTTTTCCGTGACGCCCCTCGGCGTCGGCGAGGACGTGGGGGAGTACGTCGCCGACGCCGTCCGCGTGGTCCGCGAGTCCGGCCTGCCCAACCGCACCGACGCGATGTTCACCTCCATCGAGGGCGACTGGGACGAGGTCATGGACGTGGTCAGACGAGCCGTGGCCGCCGTAGAGGCCCGCGCCCCCCGCGTCTCCCTGGTCCTCAAGGCCGACATCCGCCCCGGCGTGACCGACGCCCTCACCTCCAAGGTGGAGACGGTAGAGCGCCACCTCGCCGAGTAGACGCCGTATCCAAGTCCCCCGCCCGACCGGGGACTTCAGCCCGAAGCGGCAGCCGCGTACGGCGGTGAGGGGACGCGTCGGGGGGTGTCCGCCCGCAGAGTCCGGTGTCAAGAAACAGCACCTCCCGGCAGTACGCCAGCCACCGGACCGAGGACGGACACCCCCCGACGCGGCCCCGACCCACCCACCACCCGCACGCGCTACGCGAACCCCCACACACCGCAACGGGCCGCCGCAGGCACCTCAGGGGCGCGGGGCTGTGTCGAATGTGCGGCTACCGCCGCGTGGGCGCGACCAGCCCCCACTCACCGAGACGGGCCGCCGCAGGCATGTCCGCGCACCCCCACCCCCGCACCCCCACCAACCCGCGCCCCACCCAAGCCACATGCCACCCCCCGGCCCCCGCCTGACAAGGCGTCGAAACCCGCCGGGCACCCCTTCGCGCCCAGTTCCCTCAATTGGCCCGCGCGGCTCGCGGACCCCTATGCCCTGACCCACGATGAAGGCTCAGGGCCGGAACCCGCGTTCGCGCTGGTGGACGAGGACGGCCGCCGCTTGCTCCCGCGAAGGAAGGGTCTGCCGGATGACCACTTCGCCCTACACATCCCAGTCGGCGTTCGACGGCTCCAGGATGCGAGTCCTTCTGCTGGTCGACCTTCACGAAGGCGCCGAGCAACAGTTCCTGGACGCGTACGAGCAGATGCGCGACCGCGTCGCGTCGGTTCCCGGTCACCTCGGTGACCAACTGTGCCAGTCCGTGGAGAACCCGTCCCAGTGGCTCATCACGAGCGAATGGGCCACCGCCCCGCCGTACCACGCCTGGGTGAACAGCGACGAGCACATCGAGACGGTCCGGCCCCTGACACGCTGCGCCCGCGAGCTCCGCTCGCTGCGGTACGGCATCGTCCGCGAGACCGGCGGCGCTCGTGAGACAGGGGGAGCCCGCGAGACCGGCGGCGCCCGCCCCCACACCGGCGGACTCCAGAAGGACGTACGGAGGGGCGACGGGGTAATCCGCCATGCCCTGACCTTCACCGTCAAGCCCGGCTCAGAGTCCAAGGTCGCCGAGATCCTCGCCGGCTACGCCCCGCCCGAGGCCCGCGTCAACGAGACCACCCGCCTGCGCCGCACCACCCTGTTCATGCACGGCAACCGGGTCGTACGCACCGTCGAGGTCGAGGGCGACCTGACGACGGCGCTGCGCCACGTCTCCCGCCAGCCCGAGATCCGGGCCGTCGAAGAGGCCCTCAACCCGCATCTGGAGCAGCACCGGGATCTCACCGACCCCGAGTCCGCACGGACCTTCTTCGCCCGCGCCGCCATGCCGCCCGTCCACCACGTGGCGCGCGGCGGCCCGGAACCGGCCGGCCTCACGCGGCACGCCCTCTACTACCCGGCCAAAGAGGGCTGCGGCATGGCGGTGGCCCGGCTCCTCTCCCGCCAGGACGAGACCGCGGCGGCCGACCCGGCCGGCCCCGTGCACCGCAGCACCGTCTTCCAGCGGGGGGACATCGTCGTCCGCCTCATCGACGTACGGGGTGATCCCGAAGCCGATCCGGTCATGGCGCTCGGCATCCTTGGCCCGAGGAAGGCCGCCGTCCTGGCACGGCTGCTCGACGGCGACGCCCTCGGCGTCGAGGGACCGCTCAGGCGCGACCGGGAGGCGACCCGCCTCC containing:
- the meaB gene encoding methylmalonyl Co-A mutase-associated GTPase MeaB — protein: MQDVSTLVAQAREGRPRAVARLISLVEGASPQLREVMAALAPLTGNAYVVGLTGSPGVGKSTSTSALVTAYRKQGKRVGVLAVDPSSPFSGGALLGDRVRMSDHASDPGVYIRSMATRGHLGGLAWAAPQAIRVLDAAGCDVILVETVGVGQSEVEIASQADTSMVLLAPGMGDGIQAAKAGILEIGDVYVVNKADRDGADATARELNHMLGLGESRGPGDWRPPIVKTVAARGEGVDEVLEALEKHHAWMEEHGVLTERRRARAAREVETIAVTALRERIADLHGDRRLGALAERIVAGELDPYRAADELVAGLTQA
- a CDS encoding MFS transporter — protein: MSSTSVVRPSYAAVLRIPYARRTFAAALLGRLSYGIVPLAVMLAVTRATGSYAVAGFVMALFSGTSVFLSPARAALIDRFGPRRALVPMVAAYTALLGLLTVIVWRPGVASPLALGAVTAAAGACTPPLGPTMRAVFARLAPDKALLQRAYSLDAVAEELLFVSGPLLVGVIVGFAPPALGIVVGAVLIAAGTAGFVASPPVRDLTPGDAKAARARGKGRRRALRGIGRPVIAAAGVGLALGAVELLVVAFAEGRGHGSESVAWVLAALSAGSAVGGLANGAVVWRIAAGQRLALLAAGLGLALLGAGLAPGIGTLATAMAVAGLFVAPAITTAYLIADEAAAPEARVQAGAWVNTAVNAGGTAGTAVAGALVGRLPTGWCFAATGAVTLLAAVAVAVTRGATRDGRAPEVEDMGEVGDGGAVRAA
- a CDS encoding PepSY domain-containing protein; this encodes MKRNIVIATVAAAALIGGGTVAAYASGDDDSAPTQRQSGIRVTDDRDDSAEDAADDKADRADDAADDRGDDATDDRTAAAAKVTADDAIAAALKHTPGTAVAADLDDDRSNVWEVNVVQGDGTDHDVRVSADNGKVLGAQRDDDDDNDGREDLTALKGASVDAREAAEAAAANGTVTDVDLDDDGPAAWSVETTKGEWKVDLKTGKVTQDHDDAQDDRNGQDDRDGDDD
- a CDS encoding response regulator transcription factor — protein: MRLLIVEDEKRLALSLAKGLTAEGYAVDVVHDGREGLYRASEGSYDLVILDIMLPGMNGYRVCAALRAAGHDVPILMLTAKDGEYDEAEGLDTGADDYLTKPFSYVVLVARVKALLRRGGQGAGASPVHVHGDLKVDTAARRVFLGDGEVVLTTKEFAVLEQLVVRAGEVVSKAEILEHVWDFAYEGDPNIVEVYISTLRRKLSAGLIRTVRGAGYRLERAEATP
- a CDS encoding sensor histidine kinase, whose protein sequence is MRGPVFGSVRSRATLAATLVVAVALVAAGTAVLLSLRSNLVGQAGTEAEHTARAVATDIALKRPDQPLSVDNDEPVQVLDDNHNLLAASDDLERISGTGSTAVRPQPQTSPGRAESGEDSDDEADDDSALESLEPGEISEHTSFTNGTATLDGETDDYRFAKVHVEVEGRGRLTVYAGAPLSAEQGAVRTALTVMLIGFPLLLAVVAGVTWLVTRRALRPVEGIRTEMAAITASEDLARRVPVPDTHDEVARLALTTNETLAALQTSVERQRSFVADASHELRSPIASLRTQLEVGAAHPELLDLDGAVEDTVRLQGLAADLLLLARLDAGERPGDTRFDLGALAREQAEGRAGVTVDARVVEVAGSRAQVGRVLTNLLDNARRHARSAVTVTVRQEGDRAVVAVADDGDGVAEADRERIFERFVRLDEARSRDDGGAGLGLAIARDVAVRHGGTLTVGRAPAGGALFELRLPQAN
- a CDS encoding MarR family winged helix-turn-helix transcriptional regulator, which encodes METETATHWLTDAEQCAWRTHLEVNRLLTYQLEKDLQPFGLTMNDYEILVNLSESEDVRMRMSDLASATLQSKSRLSHQITRMENANLVRRENCESDRRGLYAVLTEHGMETMQKVAPHHVASVRRHFIDLLAPESMTELDKALKPIAEHLRGQRGRP
- a CDS encoding AIM24 family protein, with translation MSPYGTPGGGALGGPVVLDPTTLPSDDNVNAYTFCVELKGSQWFLQKGKMIAYYGSMEFNGVGHGRLDRLVRTSFHSPLHASDWVVAEGSGKMLLADRAFDVNSYDLEDGNLTIRSGNLLAFQPSLALKQSIVPGFLTLIGTGKFVAASNGPVVFMEPPIRVDPQALVGWADCPSPCHHYDHGYMTGVMGGLRALTGLGGASGEEHQFEFVGAGTVLLQSTETLMAEQATGAVPPEAGVPGAGGTHTGPSQTAGTQRLPGQLGDLQRRFGL
- a CDS encoding AIM24 family protein, with amino-acid sequence MGFREVNSKMVEAVVVPGQRLFSQRGAMLAYKGEVSFTPNTAGGQGGIMSMIGRRVANEDTPLMSVEGSGTVLFGHGGHHIQVINLSGDTLCVEADRLLAFEGTLQQGTMFLGSQGGVMGMVRGQISGQGLFTTTLKGHGAVAVMAHGGVFEIPITPERPVHVDPQAYVAHHGDVRNKLSTALGWRDMVGRGSGEAFQLELSGSGAVYVQASEEKL
- a CDS encoding AIM24 family protein, which encodes MFRLQGSKVLAVDMTGDAVKAKNGSMVAYDGQMAFKKMSGGGEGLRGMVTRRLTGEQMTVMEVKGHGTCWFADRASEINLVNLQGDKLYVESSNLLATDAGLRTGTSFTGMRGASQGNGLFTTTVEGHGQAAIMSDGPAVVLRVSSQYPLTVDPGAYVAHQGNLRQSFQSGVTFRTLMGEGGGEAFQIRFEGDGLVYVQPSERNTIAGDV
- a CDS encoding DUF3817 domain-containing protein; this translates as MDIKTATALRRLRLVSAPEAVSFLLLLVCSVLKRTTDFNAVPVMGAVHGILFILYVIFWADAWNRAKWPLKTAALYFVLSVLPTGGFFADRKLKREAEDAVIASRARQEGIVNA
- a CDS encoding MTH1187 family thiamine-binding protein, with product MIVAFSVTPLGVGEDVGEYVADAVRVVRESGLPNRTDAMFTSIEGDWDEVMDVVRRAVAAVEARAPRVSLVLKADIRPGVTDALTSKVETVERHLAE
- a CDS encoding SchA/CurD-like domain-containing protein, producing MTTSPYTSQSAFDGSRMRVLLLVDLHEGAEQQFLDAYEQMRDRVASVPGHLGDQLCQSVENPSQWLITSEWATAPPYHAWVNSDEHIETVRPLTRCARELRSLRYGIVRETGGARETGGARETGGARPHTGGLQKDVRRGDGVIRHALTFTVKPGSESKVAEILAGYAPPEARVNETTRLRRTTLFMHGNRVVRTVEVEGDLTTALRHVSRQPEIRAVEEALNPHLEQHRDLTDPESARTFFARAAMPPVHHVARGGPEPAGLTRHALYYPAKEGCGMAVARLLSRQDETAAADPAGPVHRSTVFQRGDIVVRLIDVRGDPEADPVMALGILGPRKAAVLARLLDGDALGVEGPLRRDREATRLLTHADMALITDRRAAQS